A section of the Spirosoma pollinicola genome encodes:
- a CDS encoding Gfo/Idh/MocA family protein, which translates to MKLTLPNRRAFLKTTAQGCTALLLTPHMLTAKQLRQPAKRVGIIGLDTSHSTAFTKALNAPDANAAFLGYKVVAVYPQGSRDIESSTSRVPAYTEEVKKLNVEIVDSISELLKKVDVVLLETNDGRLHLEQALQVLKAGKRVFIDKPIAASLSDTIAIFEASKKYNIPLFSASSLRHIKGIEKVAKNQVLGADTFSPAVLEKTHPDFYWYGIHGVETLYTVMGTGCKQVVRVHTDGTDIIIGKWADGRVGTVRGTRTGKHDYGGTVFTQSGNIVLGPYGGYEPLLLDIINYYETGNVPVTPDETIEIFAFMEAADESKRHGGAAVTLDSVMASAKKK; encoded by the coding sequence ATGAAGCTTACCCTACCTAACCGAAGAGCATTTTTAAAAACTACTGCGCAAGGCTGCACGGCCCTTCTGCTAACACCCCATATGCTCACGGCAAAACAGCTACGTCAACCGGCGAAGCGTGTTGGTATAATTGGTTTGGACACCTCGCATAGCACCGCCTTTACCAAAGCGCTCAACGCCCCCGATGCCAACGCTGCCTTTCTGGGTTATAAAGTCGTGGCGGTCTATCCGCAAGGGAGTCGAGATATTGAGAGCAGCACCAGTCGCGTCCCGGCTTACACGGAAGAAGTAAAAAAACTGAATGTCGAAATTGTCGATTCCATCAGCGAACTACTTAAAAAAGTCGACGTAGTATTGCTGGAAACCAACGACGGGCGGCTCCATCTCGAACAGGCCTTGCAGGTACTCAAGGCGGGCAAGCGTGTGTTTATCGACAAACCCATTGCGGCTTCGCTGTCCGACACGATCGCCATTTTCGAGGCTTCCAAAAAATACAACATCCCGCTGTTTTCGGCCTCTTCGCTTCGGCACATAAAGGGAATCGAAAAAGTGGCTAAAAACCAGGTGCTGGGTGCGGACACCTTCAGCCCCGCCGTACTCGAAAAGACACATCCCGACTTTTATTGGTACGGTATTCATGGCGTTGAAACACTCTACACAGTTATGGGAACGGGCTGCAAACAGGTGGTACGCGTGCATACCGATGGCACCGATATCATCATAGGCAAATGGGCCGACGGGCGCGTTGGCACCGTTCGCGGAACCCGCACGGGAAAACACGATTACGGCGGCACCGTTTTTACCCAGTCGGGAAATATCGTGTTGGGGCCCTATGGCGGTTACGAACCACTCCTGCTGGACATTATCAACTATTACGAAACCGGTAACGTGCCGGTAACACCCGACGAAACCATTGAAATTTTTGCGTTCATGGAAGCCGCTGACGAAAGTAAACGGCATGGAGGTGCCGCCGTTACCCTCGACAGTGTGATGGCCAGTGCGAAGAAAAAATAA
- a CDS encoding OsmC family protein — protein MEPIYYEVNLGWQHDRMGQLSSPALTTTIEVATPPDFPKGMAGIWSPEHLMVAAVSSCFMTSFLAISENSQLAFETFTCRAVGKLEKIDNVLMVAEITLFPEVVIVQESDMDKANRVLLKSEKVCLISNSIRSKVSMQPTIQVEVQA, from the coding sequence ATGGAACCTATCTATTACGAAGTCAATCTTGGCTGGCAACACGACCGCATGGGTCAACTGAGTTCGCCTGCTTTAACGACAACAATCGAGGTAGCCACCCCGCCCGATTTCCCTAAAGGCATGGCTGGAATCTGGTCGCCTGAGCATTTGATGGTAGCTGCCGTTTCGAGTTGTTTTATGACATCTTTTCTGGCAATTTCCGAAAACTCCCAACTGGCATTTGAAACGTTTACCTGTCGGGCGGTAGGCAAGCTTGAGAAGATCGATAATGTGCTGATGGTTGCCGAGATCACGCTTTTCCCGGAAGTGGTTATCGTTCAGGAAAGTGATATGGACAAAGCAAATCGGGTATTGCTGAAGTCAGAAAAAGTCTGCCTGATTTCCAACTCAATTCGTTCCAAAGTGAGTATGCAGCCAACCATACAGGTTGAGGTTCAGGCATAG
- a CDS encoding SDR family NAD(P)-dependent oxidoreductase — MGEFSGQVALITGAASGIGLSIAHKLLAEGARVGLLDFNEAALQNAFASYGSSALLIGIDVTDEELVLEAVTRVHDQFGQIDCLINCVGITGITNVQSHEVSSENLHKVFEVNFMSSFYTSKAVLPFMLARNYGRILHIASIAGKEGNAGMLAYSTSKAAVICMAKVQGKEYAERGITVNALAPAVIQTPLVDAMPEVQVKYMTDKIPMKRCGTLEEAANLATYIVSPKNSFTTGFTFDLSGGRATY, encoded by the coding sequence ATGGGAGAATTTAGTGGACAGGTTGCGCTGATTACCGGAGCCGCTTCGGGAATTGGCTTGTCCATCGCACACAAATTACTGGCCGAAGGAGCCCGGGTTGGTTTACTCGATTTTAACGAGGCAGCCTTACAAAACGCGTTCGCATCTTACGGCTCAAGCGCCCTGTTGATTGGTATCGACGTCACCGACGAAGAGCTGGTTTTAGAGGCTGTTACCAGGGTGCATGATCAATTCGGGCAGATCGACTGCCTGATCAACTGTGTTGGCATTACCGGCATCACGAACGTTCAGAGCCATGAAGTCAGCAGCGAAAATCTGCACAAGGTTTTTGAGGTGAACTTCATGAGTAGCTTCTATACTTCGAAGGCCGTGTTGCCGTTCATGCTTGCCCGGAACTATGGCCGTATCCTGCATATTGCGTCCATCGCCGGTAAAGAAGGGAATGCGGGTATGCTGGCTTACTCGACCTCTAAAGCAGCCGTTATCTGCATGGCGAAAGTGCAGGGGAAAGAATATGCCGAACGAGGCATAACGGTGAATGCGCTGGCACCTGCCGTTATTCAAACGCCCCTGGTCGATGCCATGCCCGAGGTACAGGTGAAGTACATGACCGATAAAATTCCGATGAAACGCTGCGGCACGCTGGAAGAAGCTGCGAACCTGGCTACCTATATTGTCTCGCCAAAAAATAGTTTTACAACCGGCTTCACCTTCGATTTATCGGGTGGACGAGCCACATATTAA
- a CDS encoding alpha/beta hydrolase family protein, with the protein MKLLTVLKTWRSVSVALFVVVYITGCSSATTDPQPTADQYLVSSTDVATLTKEQLVTQASAVSPLYALLLRQGVSAVKLVYKTTNWDGSSIQASGLLIIPATTEAVPMISEQHGTIFDDVDAPSNFGPGSEAYQYATIFSSIGYIIACPDYIGFGASKNLPHTYEHRASQAQASLDMLRAAREYIKAHSAIKWDSRLYLAGYSEGGFATMALYKKMQEEVPTEFNLRAVSCGAGAYDKTNFMKALLTQPSAGVAQWNRAFLWVLLTYDQIYKLNRPLSFYFKEPYLTDIQKNRQLATVAVSFDQILTDSFKAGILSGTDTAFLNAVADNNIYDWKPLTTLHMYHGDADPQVYYLNSKNAYDAMQARGAGKTVQLFTSVGKTHVQTIPDWLAGTYTLFSSVQ; encoded by the coding sequence ATGAAACTGTTGACAGTACTCAAGACCTGGCGATCGGTTAGCGTCGCGCTTTTTGTTGTTGTTTATATAACGGGTTGTTCATCCGCAACGACCGATCCCCAGCCCACTGCCGATCAATATCTGGTGAGTAGCACTGACGTTGCCACGCTGACAAAAGAGCAACTTGTCACGCAGGCATCGGCTGTTAGTCCACTCTATGCTCTTCTGTTGCGTCAGGGAGTGTCGGCGGTTAAACTCGTCTACAAAACAACGAACTGGGATGGCAGCAGCATTCAGGCATCGGGGCTGTTGATCATTCCAGCGACTACTGAGGCTGTTCCTATGATCAGCGAACAGCATGGTACTATTTTCGATGATGTCGATGCACCGTCTAACTTCGGTCCCGGCAGTGAGGCTTATCAGTACGCCACCATCTTTTCGTCTATAGGCTACATCATTGCCTGCCCGGACTATATTGGTTTTGGGGCTTCTAAAAACTTACCTCATACGTATGAACACCGGGCCAGTCAGGCGCAGGCCAGTCTGGATATGCTGCGAGCTGCTAGAGAGTACATAAAGGCCCATTCTGCTATTAAATGGGACTCGCGGCTCTATTTGGCGGGCTACTCAGAAGGTGGTTTTGCGACTATGGCACTCTACAAAAAGATGCAGGAAGAAGTACCCACTGAGTTTAATCTGCGGGCGGTTTCGTGCGGGGCCGGGGCCTATGACAAGACTAATTTTATGAAAGCGTTACTGACGCAGCCATCGGCTGGGGTGGCGCAGTGGAACCGGGCGTTTTTGTGGGTATTGCTTACCTACGACCAGATTTACAAGCTCAACCGGCCGCTCTCGTTTTATTTCAAAGAGCCATATCTGACAGATATTCAGAAGAACCGGCAATTGGCTACCGTGGCCGTAAGTTTCGATCAGATATTGACCGATTCGTTCAAGGCCGGTATTTTGTCGGGAACAGACACTGCCTTCTTAAACGCCGTAGCTGATAATAATATCTACGACTGGAAGCCGCTAACGACGTTGCATATGTACCACGGCGACGCCGATCCACAGGTGTATTACCTGAATTCGAAGAATGCCTATGACGCTATGCAAGCCAGGGGAGCAGGTAAAACAGTGCAGCTATTTACGAGTGTTGGCAAGACCCACGTTCAGACTATTCCTGATTGGCTGGCCGGTACCTATACCTTGTTTTCGTCTGTTCAGTAA
- a CDS encoding Gfo/Idh/MocA family protein: MGGILPGFSAKSYGRILGANEKVKVGVMGVNSRGLALSSNFALQPNCEVVTICDVDSRAAEKCITTVTGIQQSKPANQPDFRKALEDKDMDALVIAAPDHWHAPAAILASKAGKHVYLEKPCSHNPHEGELLVAVAAKHKNVIQMGNQRRSWPNVKLAIQDIKNGAIGRPYFAKGWYTNNRATIGVGKTVAVPAWLNYDLWQGPAPRRAYKDNVIHYNWHWFWHWGTGEALNNGTHMLDLMRWGLDVTYPNKVTSLGGRYRYKDDWEAPDTQVINLTFNNNTAMTWEGRSCNGRTVEGSDVGVTFYGETGSLQYGGGNAYKIFDLDNKLVKEVKNDLPIDPRNKMNPSQVLDATHLQNFVEAIKKDTPLASGIVGGHQSTLLCQLGNIALRSGDALDIDPTNGHILNNKAAARFWQREYEKGWEPTL; this comes from the coding sequence GTGGGTGGCATTCTGCCGGGATTTAGTGCCAAAAGCTACGGTCGTATTCTGGGTGCCAATGAGAAAGTGAAGGTGGGGGTCATGGGCGTCAATAGCCGTGGCCTGGCCCTGTCGAGCAATTTCGCCTTACAACCAAATTGCGAAGTAGTTACGATCTGCGATGTGGACTCCAGAGCAGCCGAAAAATGCATTACCACCGTAACCGGCATCCAGCAGTCGAAGCCTGCTAATCAGCCCGATTTCAGAAAGGCACTGGAAGACAAAGACATGGACGCCCTCGTCATTGCGGCTCCCGATCATTGGCACGCACCGGCCGCTATTCTGGCCTCAAAAGCGGGCAAGCATGTCTATCTTGAAAAGCCATGCAGCCACAATCCGCACGAAGGCGAGTTACTGGTTGCGGTGGCAGCAAAACACAAAAATGTTATCCAGATGGGTAACCAGCGCCGGTCGTGGCCCAATGTAAAACTGGCTATTCAGGACATTAAAAACGGCGCCATCGGTCGACCTTATTTTGCCAAAGGCTGGTATACCAACAACCGCGCAACCATTGGCGTCGGCAAAACAGTGGCCGTTCCGGCCTGGCTAAACTATGACTTATGGCAGGGGCCCGCACCCCGACGCGCCTATAAAGACAACGTCATTCACTACAACTGGCACTGGTTCTGGCATTGGGGAACAGGCGAAGCGCTCAATAACGGCACCCATATGCTCGACCTGATGCGCTGGGGACTGGATGTTACCTACCCAAACAAAGTAACCTCACTGGGGGGGCGCTACCGATATAAAGACGATTGGGAAGCGCCCGACACACAGGTGATCAACCTGACATTCAACAACAATACGGCCATGACCTGGGAAGGCCGCAGCTGCAATGGACGAACCGTAGAAGGCAGCGATGTAGGGGTCACATTTTACGGTGAAACGGGTTCCCTGCAATACGGTGGCGGCAATGCCTACAAAATTTTCGACCTCGACAATAAGCTGGTGAAAGAGGTTAAAAACGACTTGCCGATTGACCCGCGAAACAAAATGAATCCCTCTCAGGTGCTGGATGCCACACACCTTCAAAATTTTGTCGAAGCCATCAAGAAAGATACTCCCCTGGCTTCGGGCATTGTGGGCGGGCATCAGAGTACGCTGCTTTGCCAGTTGGGCAACATCGCCCTGCGTTCGGGCGACGCGCTGGATATTGACCCAACCAACGGGCACATTCTTAATAATAAAGCGGCTGCCAGATTTTGGCAGCGTGAGTACGAAAAAGGCTGGGAACCTACCTTATGA
- the nagA gene encoding N-acetylglucosamine-6-phosphate deacetylase codes for MKLKISNGTILTPFRTIKNGTVVIDGNQILDIQEGPVDVPDAVNIDAKGQFVAPGFIDIHVHGGGGFDFMDGTEEAFLRIAELHARYGTTALVPTTLTAEKEDLLKTLDVYERAKRNNNQGAAFLGMHLEGPYFALSQRGAQDPRYIRNPDPQEYEEILSHSPSIVRWSAAPELEGAIAFGQRLRQKGILAAIAHTDALYDDVLTAYENGYSLVTHLYSAMSGVTRRNAFRYAGVIESAFLLDLDVEIIGDGIHLPPPLLKLVYKIKGADRIALITDAMRDAGMPEGESILGSLSNGLKVIVEDGVAKLPDRTAFAGSVATTSQLVRNMVKLADVSLLEAVRMASTTPARIMGVDQQKGSLAKGKDADIVIFDQTITVSMTMVQGTVIYQKDSQTQD; via the coding sequence ATGAAACTAAAAATTAGCAATGGCACCATTCTAACCCCTTTTCGTACTATCAAAAACGGAACGGTGGTGATTGATGGAAACCAGATTCTGGACATACAGGAAGGTCCGGTCGATGTTCCAGATGCTGTTAACATCGACGCGAAGGGCCAGTTTGTGGCTCCCGGCTTCATCGACATCCATGTACATGGCGGGGGTGGATTCGACTTTATGGATGGCACCGAAGAAGCCTTCCTGCGAATCGCCGAACTTCATGCACGTTATGGCACAACGGCGCTTGTTCCAACGACGCTAACAGCCGAAAAAGAAGACCTCTTGAAAACGCTGGACGTCTATGAGCGCGCCAAACGAAACAATAATCAGGGAGCGGCTTTTCTGGGCATGCATCTGGAAGGGCCCTACTTTGCGCTAAGCCAGCGGGGTGCTCAGGACCCTCGCTATATTCGCAATCCTGACCCGCAGGAATACGAAGAAATTCTGAGTCACTCACCGTCAATTGTCCGGTGGAGTGCCGCACCAGAGCTGGAAGGCGCTATTGCCTTCGGGCAGCGGCTCCGGCAAAAAGGTATACTGGCCGCCATTGCCCATACCGACGCGTTGTATGATGATGTGCTGACAGCCTACGAAAATGGCTATTCGCTGGTTACGCATCTGTACTCAGCCATGTCGGGGGTTACCCGTCGAAATGCGTTTCGGTATGCGGGTGTGATTGAGAGTGCGTTTCTGCTGGATCTGGATGTTGAGATCATTGGCGATGGTATTCATCTGCCGCCCCCATTGCTCAAACTGGTCTATAAAATTAAGGGGGCCGACCGTATTGCGCTTATTACGGATGCCATGCGGGACGCCGGTATGCCCGAAGGCGAAAGCATATTGGGTTCCCTGTCAAACGGGCTGAAAGTGATCGTTGAAGATGGCGTCGCCAAACTCCCCGACCGAACGGCCTTTGCGGGAAGCGTTGCCACGACCAGCCAACTCGTCAGAAACATGGTAAAACTCGCAGACGTTTCTTTATTGGAAGCCGTCCGAATGGCCAGCACAACACCCGCCCGCATCATGGGCGTCGATCAGCAAAAAGGCTCCCTCGCCAAAGGCAAAGACGCTGATATTGTAATTTTCGATCAGACTATTACCGTGTCCATGACGATGGTTCAGGGTACCGTTATTTACCAAAAGGACAGCCAGACGCAGGATTAA
- a CDS encoding sugar MFS transporter has translation MSTLAIDVNSLSKRETTISIFLIGLMFFIFGFISWVNSILIPYFKIACELTIFQAYLVAFAFYIAYFIMSVPASYLLKAVGFKKGMMVGFWVMALGAFVFIPAAMTRTYAVFLMGLFMIGIGLAILQTATNPYITILGPKERAAQRISIMGICNKAAGILSPLVFAAVILRPTDTDLFAQLGTMTTEQRGVALDELVRRVIPPYAVLGTFLFVLGYLVYRSPLPEIDTEHETADVATANAGKTSIFQFPHLILGAFAIFMHVGTQVIAIDTIIGYANSMGIDLLKAKTFPSYTLICTICGYVIGIICIPRFISQVNALRICTLLGTAFTLLIIFTHGSVTFLGHTADISIWFVVLLGLANSLVWAGLWPLALDGLGRFTKIGASILIMGLCGNAIMPLFYGYFADLFTVHKAYWVLFPCYLYLVYYAAYGHKVKRWF, from the coding sequence ATGAGCACGCTCGCCATCGACGTTAACAGCCTCAGTAAACGGGAAACCACGATTTCTATTTTTTTGATCGGGCTGATGTTTTTCATCTTCGGCTTTATCTCGTGGGTAAACTCCATCCTGATTCCTTATTTCAAGATAGCCTGCGAACTGACCATCTTTCAGGCGTATCTGGTTGCCTTTGCTTTTTATATTGCCTACTTCATCATGTCGGTGCCGGCGTCTTATTTATTAAAGGCCGTTGGGTTCAAGAAAGGTATGATGGTTGGCTTTTGGGTTATGGCTCTGGGCGCGTTTGTTTTCATTCCGGCCGCCATGACCCGAACCTACGCGGTTTTCCTGATGGGCTTGTTCATGATCGGGATCGGTCTGGCAATTCTGCAAACGGCAACGAATCCGTACATAACCATTTTGGGTCCTAAAGAGCGAGCCGCCCAACGCATTAGCATCATGGGCATTTGCAACAAAGCTGCGGGTATTCTCTCTCCGCTGGTATTTGCCGCCGTCATTCTGCGCCCTACCGACACCGATTTGTTTGCCCAGCTTGGCACGATGACCACTGAGCAACGGGGAGTGGCGCTTGACGAACTGGTTCGGCGGGTTATTCCGCCTTATGCCGTGTTGGGCACGTTTCTGTTTGTATTGGGGTATCTGGTCTACCGCTCCCCCCTACCCGAAATAGACACCGAGCACGAAACCGCCGATGTGGCAACCGCCAATGCGGGCAAGACAAGTATCTTTCAATTCCCACACCTGATTTTGGGTGCTTTTGCCATTTTTATGCACGTGGGCACGCAGGTCATCGCCATCGACACAATTATTGGCTATGCCAATTCGATGGGTATCGATCTGCTCAAAGCAAAGACTTTTCCATCTTATACCTTGATTTGCACCATTTGCGGCTACGTCATTGGTATCATCTGCATTCCACGGTTCATCAGCCAGGTAAATGCGTTACGCATCTGCACCCTGCTGGGAACGGCCTTTACTTTACTCATCATTTTCACGCATGGATCGGTAACATTTCTGGGCCATACAGCCGATATTTCGATCTGGTTTGTGGTATTACTCGGTCTGGCAAACTCGCTGGTTTGGGCTGGGCTCTGGCCATTGGCGCTTGACGGGCTGGGCCGTTTCACGAAGATTGGCGCGTCTATCCTCATCATGGGATTGTGCGGTAATGCCATAATGCCGCTTTTTTATGGCTACTTCGCCGATTTGTTTACAGTCCACAAAGCCTATTGGGTACTTTTTCCCTGCTACTTATACCTGGTCTATTATGCTGCATACGGCCACAAAGTCAAACGCTGGTTTTAG
- a CDS encoding glucosamine-6-phosphate deaminase translates to MNPDFSPLREFNIDHLTVNLFQNRQSLGENAAFQAAEAIRNLLTKQPVINIVFAAAPSQNEFLDALARQSDIDWTRINAFHMDEYIGLPDDAPQRFGNFLKEALFSKVPLLAIYYIDGNNAPDEECKRYAALLTDYPADIVCMGIGENCHIAFNDPHVARFDDPTLVKKVGLDLTSRWQQVHDGCFASLDQVPEYALTLTIPALVNAPTIFCMVPAAHKAEAIHHTLTDPVSENYPSTCLRQHPNATLFIDQDSARLL, encoded by the coding sequence ATGAACCCTGACTTTTCTCCATTGCGCGAATTCAACATCGATCACCTTACGGTTAATCTGTTCCAAAACCGACAAAGTCTGGGCGAAAACGCGGCCTTTCAAGCCGCCGAAGCCATTCGGAATTTACTTACCAAACAGCCGGTCATCAATATCGTCTTTGCTGCGGCTCCCTCGCAAAATGAGTTTCTGGATGCCCTGGCCAGACAGTCCGATATAGACTGGACGCGAATCAACGCCTTCCATATGGATGAATACATTGGCTTGCCCGACGATGCTCCCCAACGGTTCGGCAATTTCCTGAAAGAGGCCCTATTTAGTAAAGTACCCCTGCTGGCAATTTATTACATTGATGGCAACAACGCCCCCGACGAGGAGTGCAAACGCTACGCAGCTTTATTAACAGACTACCCCGCCGACATTGTGTGCATGGGTATCGGCGAGAACTGCCATATTGCCTTTAACGACCCGCATGTAGCTCGTTTTGATGACCCTACTCTCGTCAAAAAAGTCGGTCTGGACTTAACAAGTCGCTGGCAGCAAGTTCACGACGGTTGTTTTGCCAGTCTGGATCAAGTGCCCGAATATGCCCTCACGCTCACGATTCCGGCACTGGTCAACGCCCCAACGATCTTTTGTATGGTGCCGGCTGCGCACAAAGCCGAAGCCATCCACCATACATTGACCGATCCTGTTTCAGAAAACTATCCGTCGACCTGTTTACGGCAGCACCCGAATGCCACCCTCTTTATTGATCAGGACAGCGCCCGCTTACTTTAA
- a CDS encoding YgaP family membrane protein, which translates to MIKNMGSVDRLFRVVIAIVLAILFYKDIIAGVWGIVALVVAGVFVLTSLMSSCPLYLPFGIRTSRLKKTTK; encoded by the coding sequence ATGATAAAGAACATGGGGTCTGTTGACCGGCTTTTTCGGGTTGTCATTGCGATTGTTCTGGCTATCCTGTTTTACAAGGATATTATTGCGGGCGTGTGGGGTATTGTGGCCCTCGTTGTAGCTGGCGTGTTTGTGCTAACCAGCCTGATGAGTTCATGCCCTCTTTATTTACCCTTTGGCATTCGTACTAGTCGCCTTAAAAAAACTACGAAATGA
- a CDS encoding response regulator has protein sequence MESTPIHKVLARQLKKYLPNEEFQYPRFQSFVKAVNESYHNFERDKELFEHSSAMNELEYAVINRKLKGEIDQRGQSVEKLIEAIRTLEMPDEDGVPDVNTDNLIGLVDFLQRQIERRKKIESELRQAKELAEQATLAKSDFLSMMSHEIRTPLNGVIGFTDLLLKTNTDATQQHYLSLVNQSANSLLDIINDILDFSKIEAGKLELAIEKTDLLTVGSQVADMIKLHAHQKKLEMLLNIAPDVPRFIWVDPIRLRQILINLLSNAVKFTQQGEIELKVERIGPSDSSSTDFRFSVRDTGIGIAQPNQSKIFDAFAQEDTSTTRRFGGTGLGLAISNKLLSLMGSKLQLNSNVGEGSTFYFDIQFKAMSGEALPLPNMDLIRHVLIVDDNATNRQILQAMLLLKGIKTELAASGLEALDRLRAKEQYDAVLMDYHMPYVDGLATIRFIRQELKIAADQLPVLLLHSSSEDDIVLSACRELNVSQRLIKPVKAEQLYEALAHVKIHKEDRDEIKKPPMNQTQPSLSLKQVTILIAEDNMVNMLLATTLISQRLPNAKLLKAVDGLQALDTFQTSQPDLVFMDIQMPQMNGYEATKAIRKLENGRRIPIIALTAGTVQGEREKCLQIGMDDYLSKPILPNLLEQIIDKWLDPDPGSAAEKAVIAAKDHFDADGLLANMNNDQQLVDLLISAAKGYLAAFPERLHQARKNDNVHAIKELAHQLKGTALTVNFTQLADLANQLEHVSETNPKVISDLCISLEAEIDCLSDLLNA, from the coding sequence ATGGAGTCTACACCGATACATAAAGTACTTGCCCGACAGCTTAAAAAGTACCTGCCAAACGAGGAATTTCAATACCCGCGCTTTCAGTCGTTTGTTAAAGCGGTGAATGAGTCGTATCACAATTTCGAGCGCGACAAAGAGTTGTTTGAACACTCGTCGGCCATGAACGAACTGGAGTACGCCGTGATTAATCGGAAACTCAAAGGAGAGATTGATCAGCGGGGGCAGTCGGTCGAGAAATTGATCGAAGCCATTCGAACGCTTGAGATGCCGGACGAGGATGGTGTACCGGATGTAAATACAGACAACCTGATTGGGCTGGTCGATTTCCTACAAAGACAGATTGAACGCCGGAAAAAGATAGAATCGGAATTGAGGCAGGCCAAAGAACTGGCCGAGCAGGCAACCCTGGCCAAATCTGATTTTCTGTCGATGATGAGTCATGAGATCCGCACGCCCCTCAACGGTGTGATCGGATTTACGGACTTACTCCTGAAAACCAATACCGATGCCACTCAGCAACATTATTTATCGCTGGTGAATCAATCGGCCAATTCGCTGCTGGACATCATCAATGATATTCTCGACTTCTCTAAAATTGAAGCGGGGAAACTGGAACTGGCCATCGAAAAAACCGACCTGCTCACCGTTGGCAGTCAGGTTGCCGACATGATTAAGCTGCATGCCCACCAAAAGAAACTGGAGATGCTGCTCAATATTGCCCCCGATGTTCCTCGCTTTATCTGGGTCGACCCAATCCGGCTTCGGCAAATTTTAATCAACCTGCTCAGCAATGCCGTTAAGTTTACCCAACAAGGCGAAATCGAATTAAAAGTAGAACGGATTGGTCCATCGGACAGCTCTTCTACGGACTTTCGTTTTTCGGTGAGAGACACCGGTATAGGCATTGCTCAGCCAAATCAGTCTAAAATATTCGATGCCTTTGCTCAGGAAGATACCTCGACCACCCGTCGATTTGGCGGTACAGGCCTGGGGTTGGCCATTTCCAATAAACTACTGAGTTTAATGGGCAGTAAACTCCAGCTGAACAGCAATGTGGGTGAAGGCAGCACGTTCTACTTCGACATTCAATTTAAAGCCATGTCAGGTGAAGCGCTGCCCTTACCGAATATGGATTTGATCAGGCATGTATTGATTGTCGATGACAACGCTACCAATCGGCAGATTCTACAGGCGATGTTGCTGTTAAAAGGCATAAAAACTGAACTGGCAGCCAGTGGACTTGAAGCCCTGGACCGGCTGAGGGCCAAAGAACAATACGACGCCGTTCTGATGGATTACCACATGCCTTATGTGGATGGATTGGCGACGATTCGATTTATTCGACAGGAGCTTAAGATAGCTGCCGATCAGTTACCGGTTTTGCTCCTGCACAGCTCGTCTGAAGACGATATTGTACTGTCCGCGTGCAGGGAATTAAATGTGTCTCAGCGGTTGATAAAGCCGGTTAAAGCCGAGCAACTCTATGAAGCACTCGCCCATGTCAAAATTCACAAAGAAGACCGCGACGAGATTAAAAAACCACCAATGAACCAGACACAACCAAGTCTTTCACTTAAGCAAGTTACAATCCTGATCGCCGAAGATAACATGGTGAATATGCTGCTGGCGACAACGCTGATTAGTCAACGGTTACCAAATGCCAAATTGCTGAAAGCTGTAGATGGTCTACAGGCCCTCGACACGTTTCAGACCAGCCAGCCCGACCTTGTTTTCATGGACATCCAGATGCCCCAAATGAATGGGTACGAAGCCACGAAAGCCATTCGTAAACTGGAAAATGGGAGACGGATTCCCATCATTGCCCTCACGGCGGGCACGGTACAGGGCGAACGGGAAAAATGCCTTCAAATTGGCATGGATGATTACCTGAGCAAACCCATCCTGCCAAACTTACTGGAGCAAATAATTGACAAGTGGCTCGATCCCGACCCAGGCTCTGCGGCAGAAAAGGCAGTTATTGCCGCTAAAGACCATTTTGATGCAGACGGGCTACTGGCCAACATGAACAACGATCAACAATTGGTTGACCTGTTAATCAGTGCCGCCAAAGGCTATCTGGCCGCTTTTCCAGAGCGACTCCACCAGGCCCGGAAAAATGATAATGTACACGCGATCAAAGAGTTGGCGCATCAGCTCAAGGGGACGGCTTTAACGGTCAATTTCACGCAACTGGCCGACCTTGCTAACCAACTGGAGCATGTTTCTGAAACAAACCCTAAAGTTATTTCAGACTTGTGTATCAGTCTGGAAGCCGAAATTGACTGTCTAAGCGACTTGCTTAACGCATAA